The genomic segment TCCTGGAAACTCGTAAAATCGTTTGCGGGTATCGAAGTAACAGGTCTTTCTTACCTTCATTTTATGTCTTGTCAATGGGAAGGTAATCCAGTCTTAATTTATCGAGCTGGTAGGACAAATGAATATGGTTTCCGTATGTTCCTTTCTCCTCATATAGCTGAAGGGTTTACTGCATATTTAATTAATGCTGTTTCAGAAATGTTTTTTCTCTATGAAAAGAATACTACTCTAATTAAAAATTGCCTTGTAACAGCACTCCAAGAAGTTCGTTTCCCGAGTTTAAATATAACTATTATGCCTGGATCATCGCCAGTTCCTAATGAAATTCGCTGGATGGTAAATACTCGAAAAAAAGATTTCATTGGACGTGAAGCTGTTCTTAATGATTTTTCCGAGTTTGATACAAGGATAGTTGCAGTTGTGGCCTTATCAAATGATGAAATTGATAAAGAGAAATTCGATGGCGCTGAGATCTTTGTTGATACAGAAAAAATTGGGGATATAGTTATTTCTAATTATTCACCATGTCTTAATCGCTGGTTTGGTTATGGAGAATTCAAAAAAGAATTTGGTTATGTGGGTAATCGGAATTATTCAATGGTAAGCAAAGATGGTTCTGTTGTTCCTTTGATAACTGTTTCGACACCTCTTTTCCTGACAAAGAGTGCTCAAACACAAATGGAGTAGTATATATGGAAACATTAGACATTGTGGGGATGGGTGTAATTACAGTTGCAGGTTTGAATCTCCAAGAAAATTGGGAAACCCTATTGAAAGGGGAAAGCTGTATTCGAAAAGTTCGTGGGATCTGTACCGAAGGGCTTCAAACTAGCAACGCAGGACAAATATATCTTAGTGACAAGGAACTTCGAGATCTTGTTGTTGAAAAAATTGGGTATATAAAAAGTGATAAAAGACTTCCCTCAGAACGAGCGGAACTGTTATTGCTTCTTGCTTTTGAGGAAGCTAGAACAGATGCTATGATATCTCGGGAAGAATTACAACAAAAAAGAGTAGGAATTTTTGTGGGAACCTCTCTTTCAGGTTTTACGAGACTCGAAAAGGAATATCAAGAATATGGTCGAAAGAATTTTATTTCCCCGACGGCTTATCTTACCTATCCCTTACATGTGTGTGTTGATCGTCTTGCCTTTGAGTACTCGATAAGCGGACCTCGCTATCTTTTTTCCACTGCCTGTTCTGCTTCTCTTCATGCGGTGTTTATTGCAAAAGAGCTATTCAGTCGAGATTTGATAGATATTGCAGTGGTAGGTGGAGCTGAACCATTAAGTCTTATGTCTCTGGCCGGTTTTAGTTCTTTAAAGTCCCTTGCAGAGGGAAAGTGTTCTCCTTATAGTGTCACGGAAATGGGTATTAGTATCGGTGAAGGAGCAGGAGTTCTTATTCTTAAAAAGAATCAGAATAATCCGAAATATGGAAGCATTATTAACGTTGCTGGTTCCTCGGATGCTTATCATCCCACAGCATCAAACCCTACGGGAGAAACTATTCGGATTTGTATTGAAAAAGCTCTTAATGGTTTGGACTATTCAAAAGGTACGATGTATTATGTTATGTCTCATGGAACAGGTACTGCTCATAACGATAAAGTAGAAACATGTGCGCTTAAGCAAATACCAGCTTTAAAAGACGCTTATATTTCAGCAGCAAAATCGGTAATTGGACACACCTTAGGAGCATCAGGAGTTATCGAGCTCATCTACCTTGTAAAAGCTTTGCAGGAGAAAAAAGCTCTTCCTATTGCAAATTTTACAGAGCCTCGAGTCGGATGTGATCTTAACTATGTACAAGGTAAGCCGATTGATCTATCAGATGCTATAGGAGTAAAAAACGCCTTTGCTTTTGGAGGAAATAATGTTTGTGTGGTAGTTGGCAATAAAAATAACGTATCAAATAAAAAAAAATCTTGTTCTGAGGATTCGTCTGTTGTTATAACCGGTGTTGGTATGGTAAGCCCTGCAAATGTATTTGATAAGAGGGAAATAGTAAAAAAACTTGCAGAGGGAAAAACCTTTATTGGAGATATTTCTCCCGTAAGGGGTCTTAATCGATCCTTGAGCGTCTCACGGGCCGCTTTAATATCTGATGACGTTCTCGAAAAAATGGGAGATACCTTAAGAATCAAAAATATGCGTAAAATGGATCGGATATCACAAATCTCTTGTATAGCAAGTGCTCTTGCTCTTAAGGATTCTGGTTTTAAAGTTTCTATTGAGAACTCAACTGAAGTGGGGCTTGTTTCAGCTACAGGGACGGGAGCCCTTAAATCGGTAAGTGATTTTTATATAAACATGTGGGAAAAGGGTATAAGACTAGCCGATGCTAATGTGTTCCCGAATACCGTTGTCAATGCTCATCTTGGTTATGTTTCTATAGAATTAAAAATAAAGGGATATTCAACTGTTATTGCGCAGGGAAGTTCTAGCCCTTATGCTGCTCTAAATATAGGGATGTATCTCCTTAAGAGTGGTATTTGCAAAGCAGTCCTTGTTGGTGCTGTTAGTGAATACTGTGATATTTATCATCGAGCTTTAATTGATATTGGGTATGTTAATAATGTTTTTTCGCTTGATTCATATTCTGAAGATTTACAAGGAAACATAATCGGCGAAGGAGGAGTCTTTTTTGTGCTCGAACGAAAAAATGAGGCGGAAAAACGGGGGGCTCCTATATATGCTATTATAGAACAGGTAGCTTTGGATTCTGAAAAATGTGCACCTTCTCGGTATGAAATGGAAGAAAACCCTCTCAAGAAAATTCTTACTCAGTTTAATAATCTAGGAATAAAACCTTCTTACCTTGCGGGTGAAGGTAACGGTTTAAGAATTGAGAATGATTTTGAGTATGCTGCACTTACATCGTTTTATCCCGATGTCCCCAAAACGAGTGCTACGCCTTATTTTGGAATGGCAGTAGGGGTTGTTCCTTTTTATAATCTTGCATTGTTCTGTTTGCTTTCAGGATCTAACAATGTATTGGGGGTCCCCCATCAGAAGCAAAGCGCTTATGGTCTCCTGTTGCGAGGAATGACTTACATATCAGACTTGGAAAGTATTCTTGTTGGTACGGTTTCCCCAGGAGGATCGGCAGGAGCTATTTTTGCAAAAAAGGATGCCCCATGAATTGGATGACTATACCTATCGCTATTCGGTTTTATGAAGTAGATAGTTATAGAATTGTTAACAATATGTTTTACTTAGCGTGGTTTGAGATGGGACGCTTTGCTATAGCAGAAAAAGCTGGAATAGTAAGTGATCGCTTCGAGAAGGAGAATTTACGCTTTGTCGTGAAGCATATAGAGGTAGAATATCTACGGCCAGTTTATTTCAAGGATCGAGTGGTATGTGAAAGTAGTATATGTTCCGTAGTTGGTTCAAAAATAGATTTTCTTCATATTATTCGAAATGAAATTAATAAGGAAATCCATACAAAAGGTCGTACCGAGGTAATTCTTTTAAAGGATAATAAAATGCAAATACATATGCCTGAGTGGATAAAGCAATGTATTGATATATATTTAGAGCACTACCAGAAAGGTTTGCCGAAATGAGAAACAATTATAATGTTAGGCGATTGCCTTATGCTATTACGGGTGCACTTTTGTTATGTATTTTGTATGTAACATTCCTTGTATGGCATTATAATGTGAGCCAGCAAGATGACAAAAAGGAAGAAAAGTCTATTACCGCTCGCTATGAAGAAAGTTGGAAACAATGGCTTATATCAAAAAGAACTGTGGTAAATAGCTTGCAAATTCCAAAGAGACCGGTTGATGAAAAGGGTATGCCCTTACCATTTCCAGACCCTCTTATTGCTGTTGCTTTTGGAGAGGATCTTGAAAATATTAAATTTAAGGAATCATTGACATCTCACGATATGGCGCTTTTGAGGATGTATCCCTGGTTTTTGCAGCGATTTTCTTTCCAGTCTGACAAACCTGCCCAGACAAGTTTGGTTTGGAACGATCTTCCCCCTTATATACGGGAAGCAGAAATGGAAGCATGCTTATCCCACATTCAGAATTTCCTTTCTGCTAGCATTGCTTGGAACCTTCTCAAAGCGGAAAGTCGTCCGGTCCCGGCACCAAAAGTTCTGTTTTGGATGCGTAATCAGGCAATATATCTTTTAAGAAATGGGTATTATCAGGAAGGTTTTGCCTTTCTTAAAGAACTTGTTCCCTATCTATCTGCAAAAGATCCTGAGTTTGATGCGTGGCTTGGTTCGGCTACTATCATGCAAGCTCAAACCACTGAAAATGGTCTTGAAAAAATAAGATTTGTAGAAGAAGGTATGAAAATTCTTGAAAAAGCATTAATAAAGGGAGAAAGGAATCTCAGTTGTCTGTATATACGAGCCCAGACCTATCTTTCTCTTCCTGAGTTTTATCAGAAACAACATGAACAAGGTGTCAAGGATATCGAGTTTCTCGTGAGGGCAGTTGAAAGCGAACAGACATTTTTCTATACTAACCAAGAATTACTTCAAGAAAAAACAAAAATAGATTCCCTTTATCTAAAAGAGATAATAGAATGGGCCTTATCTAGTAAAAATATATCACCCTCCTTAAAACGTTCTCTGGAAAAACTGTTAAAGCAACTTCTTGTGGTATCTCAGAATGGTAGCAAAGGAGGTCAGTAAATGATATTGACAATTTTAGCTTTTATTCTTCCTCTAGGACTTCTATTTTTAGTTGATCTTGATACATATATCGTAACATCTGCATTTCTGTATGGTCTTTTGCTCTGTTACCGGTATGCCAAGAATCAGCGATATATTCTCGATATAGTATTCTTTATAGTGTATCTTACTCTTACGGTGATCCAGATTATATTTGGAATTCAACGTTTTATACCATTTACAGGATCTGTTATATACGCCACTTTATCGATTGTGTTCTTTATTTCTTCAATAGGCGTTCCGTTAACGAACGATAATAGAAAACCGCTATACCCAGAAATACTTATAGAACGTTCCATAGGAAACAGTATTCTTTCTATAATGAATTTTCTTGCCTTTACTTTCTCGATAGTTCTCTTTCCATCAATTTTGTATATTATTGTTCCTCTTGTTTTCTCTCTTAGCAGTATTCCTATCTCTGTTTTCTTATCTCCTTTCATTATTGATAAAGCGATGGAGATACGAGCTCGTTTTATTATTTCAGAAAAAGATATAATTATATTCAAAAAAACATTTGGGAATCTCAGAGGAATTTTTTGGATCTCGGATAGTCTTTATGCAAAAGAAGTTATGAGTGAAGCTGAGCGAGAAATGTTTTTTTCAGTGCTTGAAAAAGGTTATTTTTCTATATTTCAGAAATCTCAAAAAAGAGATAAAGACTCATATACCGAATTTATTGATCGGATACGGAAAGAGTACACGGTATTTGCACGATATACCAGCGCTTTTATCGTATATGACACAAAAACACAGAATCCTGTCGGTTGTATCCGTTTGGTGGTAGGAGAAAATACTAGCCCCCGGGTAGCACTTCCTCTTGAAACATATCTCCCTGTTTCTCTTACGGAGCTTCAGAAATCGGTAGGATGCATTGCTGAAGCAGGTCGTCTTGTTATAATTCCGTCGGGTCCTCTCAAAGCAAAAGTTTTAGAACTGCTAGTGAGTCTTATGATGGTAAAAGCGCTACTCCGTCGTG from the Treponema sp. J25 genome contains:
- a CDS encoding phosphopantetheine-binding protein, with product MTEKIKEAQQTNEKRQEILTRIKEVLVRRLNLEITPDKIDDDSPLFGMGLGLDSIDSLELVVGIEEEFGISVPSDKLEVFLSVNTVADFILGVERLSSYEVKCDEQSLARYPWLNAYKALREGCLMYDTNPVILEIPEQENALDFISWLVAGNDIVLEPNRAMVGLLLNENGRILDIIDILMFEEKFWFILSPENKETLSWILSKAADKSISINNVSETYHQVTCEGPYSWKLVKSFAGIEVTGLSYLHFMSCQWEGNPVLIYRAGRTNEYGFRMFLSPHIAEGFTAYLINAVSEMFFLYEKNTTLIKNCLVTALQEVRFPSLNITIMPGSSPVPNEIRWMVNTRKKDFIGREAVLNDFSEFDTRIVAVVALSNDEIDKEKFDGAEIFVDTEKIGDIVISNYSPCLNRWFGYGEFKKEFGYVGNRNYSMVSKDGSVVPLITVSTPLFLTKSAQTQME
- a CDS encoding beta-ketoacyl synthase N-terminal-like domain-containing protein, giving the protein METLDIVGMGVITVAGLNLQENWETLLKGESCIRKVRGICTEGLQTSNAGQIYLSDKELRDLVVEKIGYIKSDKRLPSERAELLLLLAFEEARTDAMISREELQQKRVGIFVGTSLSGFTRLEKEYQEYGRKNFISPTAYLTYPLHVCVDRLAFEYSISGPRYLFSTACSASLHAVFIAKELFSRDLIDIAVVGGAEPLSLMSLAGFSSLKSLAEGKCSPYSVTEMGISIGEGAGVLILKKNQNNPKYGSIINVAGSSDAYHPTASNPTGETIRICIEKALNGLDYSKGTMYYVMSHGTGTAHNDKVETCALKQIPALKDAYISAAKSVIGHTLGASGVIELIYLVKALQEKKALPIANFTEPRVGCDLNYVQGKPIDLSDAIGVKNAFAFGGNNVCVVVGNKNNVSNKKKSCSEDSSVVITGVGMVSPANVFDKREIVKKLAEGKTFIGDISPVRGLNRSLSVSRAALISDDVLEKMGDTLRIKNMRKMDRISQISCIASALALKDSGFKVSIENSTEVGLVSATGTGALKSVSDFYINMWEKGIRLADANVFPNTVVNAHLGYVSIELKIKGYSTVIAQGSSSPYAALNIGMYLLKSGICKAVLVGAVSEYCDIYHRALIDIGYVNNVFSLDSYSEDLQGNIIGEGGVFFVLERKNEAEKRGAPIYAIIEQVALDSEKCAPSRYEMEENPLKKILTQFNNLGIKPSYLAGEGNGLRIENDFEYAALTSFYPDVPKTSATPYFGMAVGVVPFYNLALFCLLSGSNNVLGVPHQKQSAYGLLLRGMTYISDLESILVGTVSPGGSAGAIFAKKDAP
- a CDS encoding acyl-CoA thioesterase encodes the protein MNWMTIPIAIRFYEVDSYRIVNNMFYLAWFEMGRFAIAEKAGIVSDRFEKENLRFVVKHIEVEYLRPVYFKDRVVCESSICSVVGSKIDFLHIIRNEINKEIHTKGRTEVILLKDNKMQIHMPEWIKQCIDIYLEHYQKGLPK